In Synchiropus splendidus isolate RoL2022-P1 chromosome 15, RoL_Sspl_1.0, whole genome shotgun sequence, the genomic stretch CGTTCTTTTCCGGGACTATGGAGTCCATGACCACGCTATGAAGAGGTTCAAGTCCAGCAGCAAACTGGGGGACAACTTGTACGTCCGGCAGGACGGGACCAGATCCTACTTCTTCAGTAAAGGTCAGGGTTCACACGCTGAAGGTTTCTGCAAGTGACCGATGCTGATCAGCATCGTGGTCTCCCCCAGACTTCCTGGCACAGATGTTCACCGAGTCAGGTTTCCTGTGTGTCGCTAACGACTATGTGATGCGAGAAACCATCAACCGCAAAGAAGGACTCAACGTTCCAAGAGTCTTCCTGCAGAGCAAGTTCATCAAGACAGCCAATCACAGCACAGCAGAGCATGACAGCTGACCCGCCTGCTTCCTGTCAACTTTAGAAACATTTATGCATTTTTGTTGCTCAAAGTAAGATTTTAATTGAAGTTTGTTTCTGACAAGAATAAAGACTGAGggaggatgatggtggtgatgatgatgatgatgagtcagACACCTGAGAGAAGAAGGACATGTTCAAACTTTGTTTAGTTCTGTGTGCGTCCACTCACCACTTCCACTGTGCACTGCCAccgtgatcatgtgaccactcGCAGTGTTGTTTTCCTCACAGGAGCTGAGGCACTGGTAGATCCCACTGTCGTTTCTAGTCACTGAGAAGACTTTAGTCACCACACTCCGCAGCCTCCAGCTGTCGTGGTCGATCGTCTCGCTGACGATGGTCAAGTACTTAGACGGCTCTTCGAGCGGGACCCTCTGGGGCTCTTCGGGTTCGATACTGTGGGACTCTTTGGGTTGGACCCATTTGAGCAGGACACGATGCCACGCCACGTGGACCCAACCACATCCATCCAAGCTGTAGTTGGCAACACATTTCAGTTGGATGTTGGAGCCAGCAGGGGCCTCGATCTTCTGCCGATGGTACAGCAACTTCACCACATCTGTGGAGGAATGGGATTAACATAACAGCTGAGGAACATCTGGACTCGCCTGTGTCTCCTGGTGAGCCAACGTCAATAAACAAGACTGGACTGGGGTCTCACCTATTTCAGACCCTTGACCCAGACCTTTGCAGGAGCTGGTGATGATGAGAAAAATCCAAACTGAAGAAGGAAACATCTTGAAACGTCAGTgaagagaaagtgtgtgtgtgtgtttcctctgcagcACAGAGCTTCCTGTGCCTGAGGTGGGTGGTCTTCAGTAACACTCATCACTAGGACACACTTAACTCTtctgaaacaacagaaaaaacgAGCAGAACCAAGTCATGAAGACTGTTGCAGGAATtaataaaagcatgaaacaaATAACTGTCTCAACATCTGTCTAAAGAACTCTCCTGCATCAATTGCTGGTGTTGGCCTCCTGGGGGCGTAGTGACAACACAAACCAACCATCCGGATGACGCAGAACCAAGTTAGGTGGACCATGCATTTCTGCTGCTGGCTTCAGCTCGAGCCCACCAGTGTGAAATCACCCCCCTCTTTGTGACCTCTGATGCGCAACTCTGACGACCCCTAGTGGCAAACACGTCCTGAATGAGAGCTGCAGAGTCTGCAGACCCTGAGGCGGAACTTCAGGCTCGAGAGTAAAGAGACAAAAGCTCCTCAGACGTTTCGTCCTCAGTTTTAATCTGACGCAGGAAGTGCAACAGGACTGTTTTGGCAAAGAGAGAGTCCAGCTTCACTGCAGCTGCGACACCTTCAGAGGAGACGTGCTGAAGAAGTCCAGGAAAAATGGCCCCTCCTGTTTGGGAAGGAAGGTGGTGGggataatgttgaaaactcctGCAGGGACAGAGTCCAGCTCCAGGTAGCAGAAGCCACACCTGTGCAATGGAGGCGGGACTTGAGTTAGGGAGCGCCAGTCGTgtgggtcatgtgacttcacctGTAGTCTCCACTGCTTCTCTTCTGCAACACAGAAGATCCAGAGTCTGCAGCCAACGACACCGTCACCATCTCGAAGCCGACGCTGTACtgcctgaacacacacacgcagccgcTCAGGTAGGACACTGTCGGGGGTCGAGGGGGTTGATCATCTCACCTGGATCCCCGCAGCTCCACCAGCAGCGGTCCGGGACGTTCCACATGGATCTGATAGATGGGGTTGTGTTTGTAGGAGTCCTTGTAGTTCCCACACCCGCCAGCGGTGGCGCCCTTCCACTGACCATTGAGCTGCAGAAGCACAGAGACGCTAGCGTGAGCTTCACAGGCAGGAGCGGCACCGACCGTCCGGACTCACTCTCTTGCTCTGAGTGAACGGATTCTGGATCTTGCTGAAGGAGAACTTGCATCCGGAGTAAACCTGCAGAGACAGAGGGATGAGGGCCACGCTGGCAGAGGAGGACGGGTCCAGAGAGGACAGTCACCCTGAGCGTGTAGTTGATGGTGTTCTGCTTCTCGTACTGCGACACCACCAGTGTGAAGGTGTGGGTCCCGGCGCCCGTCACTCGAATCTTGGTCAGGTAGTGAGGGCTGTTGATCCGGATGCCGTCGATATAGGGAGGCGGGTCAGCTGCAGCGGGAGAGTGGTGAGGAGCTGCGGTGACCGTGACCTGCCGCTGACCCCGGAACTCACCTGGGTAGTAGACCTTCTTCCCATCGTTCTTGTAGACCACCAGAGTGATGAACTCGCGGTTCTGAGCAAAGTCCTCCTGCGAGGGCAGACCGTGTGAGGTGCCGTGGCTGAGGCTGCCTCGGCGCAGCCCGTGGCACCTACCTTGTCCGTGATGTGTCTGGTGAGCAGCACCCACACagcggcgccccctgctggacactgCACCTCCAGCTTGTACTGAGGGTTGTTGGCCAGACTGTACACATCTTTGACCGGACCCTGCTTCCCATCCCAggtgctgcacacacacacacacacacagagtcactcaccgatgcgcacacacacacacacacacacacacacgatgagCAGCGCACACACCTGTGGATGCAGCTGGACTCTCTGAAGAGGGCGGGGCTCCAGCTCAGGTAGATGACGTCGTAAAACTGGCATAGATCTTCCCAGCAGATCCAGAAGACTCCTGCAGCCACACAACATTCAGCTGGCTCACTCTGCCTTGCTCAAGAGCAGCTGGCTGCCCACCATACCGTTGTCAAATTTCTGGGCCGTCTTTGGGTCAAAGTTCAGATACTTGAGAAGCTCTGGGGTCCAGTTCTTATCGTCGCGTTCGCTGTAGCGGCCCTTCCACCGAAGATGACTCCATGGGTTCTTCAGCTGGAGGAAGCGCATGTTCTACACAGACAGGTCGATCAGATTTTGTCGACATCCAGTCTGCTCACGTCTCTACCTTGTATTCCCTGATGTCCAGGACGGCGTAGGCGTGTGTCGGCACCAGGCCTCgccgctccccctcctcctcggtCATCACGCCCGTGGCGGTGGTGATCAGGACGTCGCCGCGGTGAAACCTGGGCGGAGGGACCAGCGAGTGAGGCGACCAGCGGGTGGCGGCCAACGGGTGGTGGCAGCGGTGGGACTCACCTCTGAAAGAGCATCCTGAAGGTGTCGTCTCTGCTGAAGGACTGATTGTCCGAGTGCATGGCGATGCGTTCAGGGATCCACCCGGTCAGAGTGTGGAGGTCGATATTCTGCAGCAGGAGCATGAGACTCTGCATCAGTGTTGCAGGGAGCTATGACCAGTGACGGATCCGTGGGGCCACATACCGAGTTGGACCCGGGGAAGTCGTACCCGCCCATCACCTTCATGTAGGCCTTCTCTATCAGAGACACCCACAGCTCGTTCCTGTTGCTGGAGTAGGAGCACAGCAGCTCCCCACCGTGGTCCACCGGCAGGAAGTCATCAA encodes the following:
- the capn7 gene encoding calpain-7 isoform X2, coding for MAGSKLEGIQDKVNEYLDRVQALHTAVLAQKSDPLKSRQQVDLERAHFLVTQAFQEDEKGNQEEAVELYSQAVELCIKTSNDTSDATLQTKLKQLAHQALDRAEGLKQCKPGPSQDRAGASRSGASGAVVRQFLPLGPDFSLSDRPQPVRAVQSSEPQGQRYTPEEIEVLRKTSTINGIAYVPFMSVDLKERFAFPLPFSDKLGKLALSPKQKAVFSRWIRPDELCNNPTMILSVSSFSIKQTVVSDCSFVASLAISAAYERRYNKKLITSIIYPQNRRGEPEYNPCGKYMVKLHINGVPRKVIIDDFLPVDHGGELLCSYSSNRNELWVSLIEKAYMKVMGGYDFPGSNSNIDLHTLTGWIPERIAMHSDNQSFSRDDTFRMLFQRFHRGDVLITTATGVMTEEEGERRGLVPTHAYAVLDIREYKNMRFLQLKNPWSHLRWKGRYSERDDKNWTPELLKYLNFDPKTAQKFDNGVFWICWEDLCQFYDVIYLSWSPALFRESSCIHSTWDGKQGPVKDVYSLANNPQYKLEVQCPAGGAAVWVLLTRHITDKEDFAQNREFITLVVYKNDGKKVYYPADPPPYIDGIRINSPHYLTKIRVTGAGTHTFTLVVSQYEKQNTINYTLRVYSGCKFSFSKIQNPFTQSKRLNGQWKGATAGGCGNYKDSYKHNPIYQIHVERPGPLLVELRGSRQYSVGFEMVTVSLAADSGSSVLQKRSSGDYRCGFCYLELDSVPAGVFNIIPTTFLPKQEGPFFLDFFSTSPLKVSQLQ
- the capn7 gene encoding calpain-7 isoform X1, which produces MDCSVLEVDAVKFAQTAVTCDQNGKHNDAIFYYKEAAQALIYAGMAGSKLEGIQDKVNEYLDRVQALHTAVLAQKSDPLKSRQQVDLERAHFLVTQAFQEDEKGNQEEAVELYSQAVELCIKTSNDTSDATLQTKLKQLAHQALDRAEGLKQCKPGPSQDRAGASRSGASGAVVRQFLPLGPDFSLSDRPQPVRAVQSSEPQGQRYTPEEIEVLRKTSTINGIAYVPFMSVDLKERFAFPLPFSDKLGKLALSPKQKAVFSRWIRPDELCNNPTMILSVSSFSIKQTVVSDCSFVASLAISAAYERRYNKKLITSIIYPQNRRGEPEYNPCGKYMVKLHINGVPRKVIIDDFLPVDHGGELLCSYSSNRNELWVSLIEKAYMKVMGGYDFPGSNSNIDLHTLTGWIPERIAMHSDNQSFSRDDTFRMLFQRFHRGDVLITTATGVMTEEEGERRGLVPTHAYAVLDIREYKNMRFLQLKNPWSHLRWKGRYSERDDKNWTPELLKYLNFDPKTAQKFDNGVFWICWEDLCQFYDVIYLSWSPALFRESSCIHSTWDGKQGPVKDVYSLANNPQYKLEVQCPAGGAAVWVLLTRHITDKEDFAQNREFITLVVYKNDGKKVYYPADPPPYIDGIRINSPHYLTKIRVTGAGTHTFTLVVSQYEKQNTINYTLRVYSGCKFSFSKIQNPFTQSKRLNGQWKGATAGGCGNYKDSYKHNPIYQIHVERPGPLLVELRGSRQYSVGFEMVTVSLAADSGSSVLQKRSSGDYRCGFCYLELDSVPAGVFNIIPTTFLPKQEGPFFLDFFSTSPLKVSQLQ